GCAGTGGGCCTTTATTAAATTACCAAACTTCATTTTGTATGACCCGAAAATTATAGGATCATTCATTCTATTAATTTTATACAGTACTTACTTATATCTGAGAATTAAGAAGAACGTATTTGGAAAATCACTGGCAATGCTTAATGTAGCGGCTTTCTTGATCATCTTGATCAATTTCTTTTTGGGGAGCCGGCTTTCATCCTTTCATTTCTGGTATTCATAAGCTTTCAGGAGGTTATTATGAGAAAAATCATTGTAGGTTCAAGACGCAGTAAATTAGCACTTACACAAACAAATTGGGTGATCGACCAGCTGAAGGCAATCGATCCCTCTTATGACTTTGAAGTAAAGGAAATCGTGACAAAAGGGGATCAAATCCTGGATGTCACACTTTCCAAGGTAGGCGGAAAAGGCTTGTTTGTAAAAGAAATCGAGCAGGCCATGATGGACAAAGAAATCGACATGGCTGTCCACAGCATGAAAGATATGCCGGCTGTTCTGCCTGAAGGCCTTACGATCGGATGTATACCAGAACGTGAAGATCACCGTGATGCGTTCATCAGTAAAAACCATGTTGCCCTGAAGGACCTTCCTTCCGGTGCCATTGTCGGCACAAGCAGTCTGCGAAGAGGGGCACAGATTCTTTCCGTGCGTCCCGACCTGGAAATCAAATGGATTCGCGGGAATATCGACACACGTCTTTCCAAGCTTCAAAATGAAGACTATGATGCCATTATCCTGGCGGCTGCAGGGCTTTCACGCATGGGCTGGACAAGTGATGTCGTGACTGAATTCCTTGATCCGGATCTTTGTCTTCCAGCTGTCGGTCAGGGGGCACTGTCAATCGAGTGCCGAGAAGATGATGAGGAGCTTCTGGATTTATTGAATCAATTTGCTGATGAGGAAACAACTCAGACCGTTACGGCCGAAAGAGCCTTTCTGCATAAGATGGAGGGCGGATGCCAGGTTCCTATTGCCGGATATGCGGAGCTTAAAGACAACGGTGAAGTGGCGCTGACAGGCCTTGTGGCTTCTCCTGACGGCCACACAATCTATAAGGAATATATGACAGGGACAGATCCTCAAACTGTTGGTGAAAAAGTAGCGGAAAGCTTGACGGAGCTTGGTGCCAAAGCACTCATTGACAAAGTGAAAGAGGAGCTTGATCAATAATGAACGGTGAAAAGCCTTTAGATCAAATAAAGGTACTCATCACCAGGGGAAAAGAGGGAGCCAAGGATTTGAGCTCCCTTATTGAGGGCAATGGAGGGGTTCCTGTAGTGATCCCCCTCCTGGACTTCAAATCATATGATGATCCACGGGGAACGTCGCTGTTATCATCAATACATAACTATGAATGGATCATATTCACCAGTAAAAATGGAGTGTCATTTTTTCTGGATCAATTAGAAAAACACAATATAAAATCATCTTCGCTGTCTGCCAAATTCGCTGCAGTCGGGACTAAAACAGAAAGGTACTGTGAAAACCGCGGTCTGCCCGTTTCATTTGTGCCGGAAGATTTTACAGGGGATGACTTTGTGCAGCCGTTCATTACCAAGGGGAAGCCTGGCGGTAAAGTGCTGATTCCAAAAGGGAACCTGGCGAGAGATGTCATTGCAAAAGAGTTGAACGCGTCGGGGATCCACTGTGATGAGTGGATCGTGTACGAAACGATCTTACCGCAGGAAAGCATCGGAAATCTTAAAGAAGTGATCTCGGAAGGAAGCGTTGACATCCTTACCTTCACCAGTTCATCCACCGTCCATCATTTTATGAAGGTGATTGAAAGATATTCCCTTCATGCGTATATTCGGAACCTTCCGGCAGCATGCATCGGCCCTCTCACCAAAAAGACGGCAGAAGAGTACGGATTTCATGTAAAAATTTGTCCAAACACGTATACTGTAGATGATATGGTCGCAGAAATCATACAGTATGCGGCTGCAGCCAATGATAAATCATGATCATACCGATCCCACTGGAGGTATTAAAATGAAAGAAGTAACATTTAATCGCCATCGTCGTTTAAGACAATCAGAAAATATGCGTTCCTTAGTAAGGGAAACACATCTTAGAAAAGAAGATTTAATTTATCCTTTATTCATTGTAGAAGGCGAAAATATCCGGAATGCAGTTCCTTCCATGCCTGGAGTATTCCATATTTCCATGGATAATCTGAAAGCGGAAATGGATGAGATCGTCTCATTGGGAATTAAATCCATCATCCTGTTCGGTGTTCCTGCTGAAAAAGATGAACTTGGGCAACAGGCTTATCATGAGCATGGAATCGTTCAAAGAGCGACCCGCTTTGTAAAAGAACATTATCCTGAAATGGTTGTCGTCGCAGACACTTGCCTATGTCAGTACACAAGCCATGGTCACTGCGGCATCGTAAAAGAAGGAAAGATCCTGAACGACCCGACTCTTGACCTGCTTGCAAAAACAGCCGTGAGCCAGGCGGAAGCGGGAGCGGATATCATTGCCCCTTCGAATATGATGGAC
This Bacillus sp. Marseille-Q1617 DNA region includes the following protein-coding sequences:
- a CDS encoding uroporphyrinogen-III synthase; this translates as MNGEKPLDQIKVLITRGKEGAKDLSSLIEGNGGVPVVIPLLDFKSYDDPRGTSLLSSIHNYEWIIFTSKNGVSFFLDQLEKHNIKSSSLSAKFAAVGTKTERYCENRGLPVSFVPEDFTGDDFVQPFITKGKPGGKVLIPKGNLARDVIAKELNASGIHCDEWIVYETILPQESIGNLKEVISEGSVDILTFTSSSTVHHFMKVIERYSLHAYIRNLPAACIGPLTKKTAEEYGFHVKICPNTYTVDDMVAEIIQYAAAANDKS
- the hemC gene encoding hydroxymethylbilane synthase, coding for MRKIIVGSRRSKLALTQTNWVIDQLKAIDPSYDFEVKEIVTKGDQILDVTLSKVGGKGLFVKEIEQAMMDKEIDMAVHSMKDMPAVLPEGLTIGCIPEREDHRDAFISKNHVALKDLPSGAIVGTSSLRRGAQILSVRPDLEIKWIRGNIDTRLSKLQNEDYDAIILAAAGLSRMGWTSDVVTEFLDPDLCLPAVGQGALSIECREDDEELLDLLNQFADEETTQTVTAERAFLHKMEGGCQVPIAGYAELKDNGEVALTGLVASPDGHTIYKEYMTGTDPQTVGEKVAESLTELGAKALIDKVKEELDQ
- the hemB gene encoding porphobilinogen synthase, producing MKEVTFNRHRRLRQSENMRSLVRETHLRKEDLIYPLFIVEGENIRNAVPSMPGVFHISMDNLKAEMDEIVSLGIKSIILFGVPAEKDELGQQAYHEHGIVQRATRFVKEHYPEMVVVADTCLCQYTSHGHCGIVKEGKILNDPTLDLLAKTAVSQAEAGADIIAPSNMMDGFVAAIRHGLDEAGFTEVPIMSYAVKYSSSFYGPFRDAAHSTPQFGDRRTYQMDPANRLEALREAQSDIEEGADFLIVKPALSYMDIMREVKDRFNAPVVAYNVSGEYSMVKAAAENGWINEQEIVMEKLTSMKRAGADLIITYFAKDVAGWLS